The Tripterygium wilfordii isolate XIE 37 chromosome 17, ASM1340144v1, whole genome shotgun sequence genome has a window encoding:
- the LOC119982292 gene encoding protein NRT1/ PTR FAMILY 4.3-like produces MEMEMEMEMEMDREMEGRRQSSTKGGNFYCEDSTVDWRGKLSNPHNHGGMRAAAFILGLQAFEIMAIAAVGNNLITYLINEMHFSLSESANIVTNFVGTVFLLALLGGYLSDSFLGSFWTMLIFGFVELSGFILLSVQAHLLQLKPPKCNMLVTNGAPPCEEAKGFKAFIFFAALYLVALGSGCVKPNMIAHGGDQFNQNNPKQLKMLSTYFNGAYFAFSMGEFVALTLLVWVQTHSGMDVGFGVSAAAMAMGLISLVCGTLYYRNKPPQGSIFTPIAQVFVATILKRKQICPSNPQILHGSQTTDSGSLPHTQRLRFLDNACIKVEDGNNIKESPWRLCTVNQVDQVKILISVLPIFACTIVFNTVLAQLQTFSVQQGSAMNTQLTKSFHIPPASLQAIPYVILIILVPLYDTFFVPFTRKFTGHESGIPPLQRIGLGLFLATFSMVSAALMEKKRRDLAVHSKEIISIFWITPQFLIFGLSEMLTAVGLIEFFYKQSLKGMQAFLTAVTYCSYSLGFYLSSLLVSLVNKITSSSSNVGWLSDNDLNKDRLDLFYWTLAVLSFLNFIHYLFWARWHSLSPFVSTSQTNGTHGEDLNQYDHRFSSSKRTSDESIP; encoded by the exons atggagatggagatggagatggagatggagatggacaGGGAAATGGAGGGGAGGAGGCAGAGCAGCACTAAAGGTGGCAACTTTTATTGTGAGGATTCCACTGTTGATTGGCGAGGCAAGCTTTCTAACCCTCACAACCATGGAGGAATGAGGGCTGCTGCATTTATTCTTg GGCTACAAGCATTTGAGATAATGGCAATAGCAGCAGTAGGGAACAACCTGATAACATATTTGATAAATGAGATGCACTTTTCATTGTCTGAGTCTGCAAACATTGTGACAAACTTTGTTGGAACTGTCTTCCTCTTGGCCCTCCTTGGTGGCTACCTTTCTGATTCTTTTCTTGGGAGTTTCTGGACCATGCTCATCTTTGGTTTTGTGGAACTTTCT GGTTTCATATTACTATCAGTCCAAGCTCATCTTCTTCAACTAAAGCCACCCAAGTGCAATATGTTAGTGACCAATGGAGCTCCTCCCTGTGAGGAAGCAAAGGGCTTCAAGGCCTTTATATTCTTTGCAGCATTGTACTTGGTGGCATTAGGGAGTGGCTGTGTTAAGCCCAACATGATTGCTCATGGAGGTGACCAGTTCAATCAGAACAATCCCAAGCAGTTGAAAATGCTCTCCACCTACTTCAATGGTGCCTACTTTGCCTTCTCTATGGGTGAGTTTGTTGCCCTAACACTACTTGTTTGGGTGCAAACACACTCTGGAATGGATGTTGGGTTTGGTGTTTCTGCTGCTGCCATGGCCATGGGCTTGATTTCCTTGGTTTGTGGAACTCTATACTACAGGAACAAACCACCTCAAGGAAGCATATTCACTCCTATTGCTCAA GTTTTCGTGGCCACAATATTGAAGAGAAAGCAAATATGCCCATCTAATCCACAGATACTTCATGGAAGCCAAACTACTGACTCTGGCAGTTTACCTCACACGCAGAGATTGAG GTTCTTGGACAATGCCTGCATCAAAGTTGAAGATGGAAACAATATAAAGGAAAGTCCGTGGAGACTTTGCACTGTGAACCAAGTCGATCAAGTGAAGATACTGATTTCAGTTCTTCCCATTTTCGCTTGCACAATTGTTTTCAACACTGTTTTAGCTCAACTCCAAACCTTCTCAGTCCAACAAGGGAGTGCTATGAACACCCAACTCACCAAATCCTTCCACATCCCTCCAGCCTCACTTCAAGCTATCCCTTATGTTATTCTCATCATCTTAGTCCCTCTTTACGACACTTTCTTTGTTCCTTTTACAAGAAAGTTCACAGGTCATGAGTCCGGAATCCCACCCTTGCAAAGAATAGGTCTTGGCCTGTTTCTTGCCACATTTTCAATGGTATCAGCAGCTCTtatggagaagaagagaagagattTGGCGGTGCATTCGAAGGAAATAATATCCATCTTTTGGATTACTCCACAGTTTTTGATCTTTGGATTATCGGAGATGTTAACTGCAGTAGGGTTGATTGAGTTCTTCTACAAGCAGTCATTGAAAGGAATGCAAGCATTCTTAACAGCAGTGACTTACTGCTCATACTCTTTAGGGTTTTACTTGAGTTCCTTATTGGTTTCTTTGGTGAATAAGATCACCTCAAGCTCTTCAAATGTTGGTTGGCTCAGTGATAATGATTTGAACAAAGATAGACTTGACCTTTTCTATTGGACTCTAGCAGTTCTTAGCTTCCTCAACTTCATTCACTATCTCTTTTGGGCTAGATGGCACTCTCTCAGTCCATTTGTATCAACATCACAAACGAATGGAACACACGGAGAGGACTTGAACCAATATGATCATCGCTTCAGCTCTTCCAAAAGAACTTCAGATGAAAGCATTCCTTAA